In Lotus japonicus ecotype B-129 chromosome 5, LjGifu_v1.2, one genomic interval encodes:
- the LOC130718008 gene encoding early nodulin-75-like — protein sequence MISIQLVLLLLGVVSITTPPVLANYRRTLHEPTPIETPPPIYPPPVFHHPPYVKPPPVYQQPPHEKPPPVYKPPYENPPPEYEPPPHEKTPPVYQPPPPEELPPVYQPPPHEKPPYEKPPHEKPPYEKPPPHEKPPHEEPPPLYQPPPHEKPPHVEPPPLYHPPPHEKPPHEKPPHEEPPPLYQPPPHEKPPHEEPPPVYHPPPHGEPPYEKPPHEKPPEPPLYKPPPHEKPPHEEPPLVYHPPPHEKPPYEKPPHEKPPQEKPPPLYQPPPHEKPPHEEPPPVYHPPPHEKPPHEEPPPLYEPPPHEEPPPLYHPPPHEKPPYEKPPHEKPPHEKPPYEEPPPVYQPPPHEKLPHEEPPPVYRQPPHEEPTPVYHPPPYEKPPHEKPPYEKPPLEKPPHEEPPHEKPPHEVPPPVYQPPPHEKPPHEKPPYEKPPHEKPPYVKPPPIYQPPPHKSPPIKKPPTHEPPYGQPPHVKPPPVHQPPPYENPPPVHPPPTHQKPSPGYQPPHVKPPHIAPPHEKTPPKYQPPHEKPPFEKPPLEKPPHEKPPPEYQPPHKKPPSQYQPPPEYEPPQEKPPPVYLPPYWKPPPAYPPPYEKPPPEYEPPQEKPPPVYSPPYERPPTGHPTPYPPFYHLPPVYHPPYEKPPPLYQPPHEKPPIYEPPHEKPPIYEPPHEKPPLYEPPPGYNPPPYGHYPPSKN from the coding sequence ATGATCTCTATACAACTAGTGTTGCTCCTGCTAGGAGTGGTGAGCATCACCACTCCTCCAGTGTTGGCTAATTATCGACGCACACTTCATGAGCCTACACCAATTGAGACACCACCCCCAATCTACCCACCACCAGTGTTCCACCACCCTCCATATGTAAAGCCACCACCGGTGTATCAGCAACCGCCTCATGAGAAACCACCACCAGTGTACAAACCACCGTATGAAAACCCGCCGCCAGAGTACGAGCCTCCCCCTCATGAAAAAACACCACCAGTATACCAGCCTCCACCACCTGAGGAGCTACCGCCAGTGTACCAACCTCCACCACATGAAAAACCACCTTATGAGAAACCGCCTCATGAAAAGCCACCATATGAGAAGCCACCACCACATGAGAAACCACCACATGAGGAGCCACCACCACTCTACCAGCCTCCACCACATGAGAAACCACCACATGTGGAGCCACCACCCCTATACCATCCTCCACCGCATGAGAAGCCACCTCATGAGAAGCCACCACACGAGGAGCCACCACCATTGTACCAGCCTCCACCCCATGAGAAACCACCACATGAGGAGCCACCTCCAGTGTACCATCCTCCACCGCATGGGGAACCACCTTATGAGAAACCACCTCATGAGAAGCCACCAGAGCCACCACTGTACAAGCCTCCACCACATGAGAAACCACCACATGAAGAGCCACCACTAGTGTACCATCCTCCACCGCATGAGAAACCCCCTTATGAGAAACCACCTCATGAGAAGCCACCACAAGAGAAACCACCACCATTGTACCAACCTCCACCACATGAGAAACCACCCCATGAGGAGCCACCGCCAGTGTACCACCCTCCACCTCATGAGAAACCACCACATGAAGAGCCACCACCATTGTACGAGCCTCCACCACATGAGGAGCCACCACCACTGTACCACCCTCCACCGCATGAGAAACCACCTTATGAGAAACCACCTCATGAGAAGCCACCTCATGAAAAACCACCATATGAGGAGCCACCACCAGTGTACCAGCCACCACCGCATGAGAAACTACCCCATGAGGAGCCACCACCAGTGTACCGTCAACCACCACATGAGGAACCGACACCAGTGTACCATCCTCCACCGTATGAAAAACCACCACATGAGAAGCCACCTTATGAGAAACCACCACTTGAGAAGCCACCACATGAGGAGCCACCACATGAAAAGCCGCCACATGAGGTGCCACCACCAGTTTACCAACCTCCACCGCATGAGAAACCACCCCATGAGAAGCCACCCTATGAGAAACCACCTCATGAGAAGCCACCTTATGTGAAGCCGCCGCCAATCTACCAACCTCCTCCACATAAGAGCCCACCAATTAAGAAGCCTCCAACTCATGAGCCACCATATGGGCAACCACCACATGTGAAGCCACCACCAGTCCACCAACCTCCACCGTATGAGAACCCCCCACCAGTGCATCCGCCTCCTACACATCAGAAGCCATCACCAGGATACCAACCGCCTCATGTGAAACCACCACATATTGCGCCACCACATGAAAAAACACCACCCAAATACCAACCACCTCATGAGAAGCCACCCTTTGAGAAGCCACCACTTGAGAAACCACCCCATGAAAAGCCACCACCAGAGTACCAACCTCCTCATAAGAAGCCACCATCACAGTACCAACCACCACCAGAGTACGAACCTCCTCAGGAAAAACCACCACCTGTGTACCTACCCCCATATTGGAAACCACCACCTGCGTATCCACCTCCATATGAGAAACCACCACCAGAGTATGAACCGCCTCAAGAAAAACCACCACCAGTGTATTCGCCTCCATATGAAAGGCCACCCACAGGGCATCCGACTCCTTACCCACCATTTTATCACCTACCACCTGTGTATCACCCCCCTTACGAGAAGCCGCCACCACTATACCAACCTCCTCATGAGAAACCACCCATTTACGAACCTCCCCATGAGAAACCACCCATTTATGAACCTCCTCACGAGAAACCACCACTTTATGAACCACCTCCAGGATACAACCCTCCACCATATGGTCACTATCCACCGTCTAAAAATTAA